One Budorcas taxicolor isolate Tak-1 chromosome 13, Takin1.1, whole genome shotgun sequence DNA window includes the following coding sequences:
- the TP53INP2 gene encoding tumor protein p53-inducible nuclear protein 2 isoform X2, whose protein sequence is MLQRLTSLFFSPPPPAAEDPDCPQAFVSEEDEVDGWLIIDLPEGPGLGPARLQSSPLEDLLIEHPSMSVYVTGSTIVLEPGPPSPHPEDDEAALPDGDSSDGELAPARREPRALHHAAPLPVRAALLEKAGQARRLQRARQRAERHALSAKVVQRQNRARESRPRRPKHQGSFVYQPCQRQFNY, encoded by the exons ATGCTTCAGCGCCTCACCAGCCTCTTCTTCAGTCCCCCACCACCTGCTGCCGAGGACCCCGACTGCCCCCAAGCCTTCGTCTCTGAGGAAGATGAAGTGGATGGCTGGCTCATCATTGACCTGCCCG AGGGGCCTGGACTCGGGCCTGCCCGCCTCCAGAGCAGCCCCCTGGAGGACCTCCTCATCGAGCACCCCAGCATGTCCGTTTACGTGACCGGCAGCACCATAGTGCTGGAGCCTGGCCCTCCCTCCCCGCATCCAGAAGACGATGAAGCTGCCCTGCCTGACGGAGACTCTAGCGACGG GGAGCTGGCGCCTGCTCGCCGCGAACCCCGGGCCCTGCACCACGCCGCCCCTCTGCCGGTGCGGGCTGCGCTGCTGGAGAAGGCGGGCCAGGCGCGGCGGCTGCAGCGGGCCCGGCAGCGGGCCGAGCGCCACGCGCTGAGCGCTAAGGTGGTGCAGAGGCAGAACCGCGCCCGCGAGAGCCGTCCACGCCGGCCCAAGCACCAGGGCAGCTTTGTCTACCAGCCCTGCCAGCGCCAGTTCAACTACTGA
- the TP53INP2 gene encoding tumor protein p53-inducible nuclear protein 2 isoform X1, with product MLQRLTSLFFSPPPPAAEDPDCPQAFVSEEDEVDGWLIIDLPDSFTAPPSPGAAAAPAGRPPPAPSLMDESWFVTPPACFTAEGPGLGPARLQSSPLEDLLIEHPSMSVYVTGSTIVLEPGPPSPHPEDDEAALPDGDSSDGELAPARREPRALHHAAPLPVRAALLEKAGQARRLQRARQRAERHALSAKVVQRQNRARESRPRRPKHQGSFVYQPCQRQFNY from the exons ATGCTTCAGCGCCTCACCAGCCTCTTCTTCAGTCCCCCACCACCTGCTGCCGAGGACCCCGACTGCCCCCAAGCCTTCGTCTCTGAGGAAGATGAAGTGGATGGCTGGCTCATCATTGACCTGCCCG ACAGCTTCACAGCTCCACCCAGCCCCGGGGCTGCAGCTGCCCCAGCAGGCCGCCCTCCACCCGCACCCTCCTTGATGGATGAAAGCTGGTTTGTTACCCCTCCGGCCTGTTTTACTGCAGAGGGGCCTGGACTCGGGCCTGCCCGCCTCCAGAGCAGCCCCCTGGAGGACCTCCTCATCGAGCACCCCAGCATGTCCGTTTACGTGACCGGCAGCACCATAGTGCTGGAGCCTGGCCCTCCCTCCCCGCATCCAGAAGACGATGAAGCTGCCCTGCCTGACGGAGACTCTAGCGACGG GGAGCTGGCGCCTGCTCGCCGCGAACCCCGGGCCCTGCACCACGCCGCCCCTCTGCCGGTGCGGGCTGCGCTGCTGGAGAAGGCGGGCCAGGCGCGGCGGCTGCAGCGGGCCCGGCAGCGGGCCGAGCGCCACGCGCTGAGCGCTAAGGTGGTGCAGAGGCAGAACCGCGCCCGCGAGAGCCGTCCACGCCGGCCCAAGCACCAGGGCAGCTTTGTCTACCAGCCCTGCCAGCGCCAGTTCAACTACTGA